DNA from Methanomassiliicoccus luminyensis B10:
CAGAGCTATGGCGGGCTTGCCGAAAACCACGGCGTGCTCCCCCATGAGTATAATCTTGCCGGGGGCCGAGACGACGGTCATCCCCGAATGATGCACATACTGCCATTTAAACCGTTTCTCCCCCTATTTTCAGCTGGCACACGTCCTCAAGGGGCCAATTATGCATTATCAGGAAGGGGAACGGAAAAGTTTGATATACGGTCCGTTCCCAAGTTAGCGAAAACGGGGATAGTTAGAGGTCCAGAGGTACCAATATCATGTCAGATAGAAGCGCAGTGCTCACAACACTCAACGGACAAGTGGTCGAATGGATGGTGTTCGAGGACCATAAACAGGCCAAGGACCATTACGCGGCCGGCATAGGGAAGCTGAAGGAGATGATCCAGCATACCTCCGAGGACGCCCACTGGGAGATAATGCTGTGCGAGGTCAACCAGTACGCCCGGTCTAAGCAGAGCGGCGAGGAGGTCGCGGTGGAAGCCGGCGAGGAGACCGACTGGTATTCCAAATACCTTACCATCATGGCCAACCAGGCCCGCCGCATCAAGGGGGCCCGCCCGCGCCTGGACCTGCGCATGTGGCAGCGCCTGAGGAGCGGGATGGACGACATCCTTTCCGACGAGGACGAGGGAGCCGACAAGGCGCCGGAGCGCCTGGAGCGGCGCGAGTCCTCCGGCTATTGAAAAGCGTTCTTTTTGTTCGCGCGATGCCGCTGGCATCGCCCGCTCGGCCCGACACCTTAGGCCGAGCCCCTGCCCTGGCGGGCGATGGGGTCCGAGGTCCTGATCAGGGGGAGGCTGATAGCAATTATGACGAGGCCGGCTATCACGAACGGTAAGCTGGACACCGGGGCGCCGACGTTCCCGGCCAGCGCGGCCAGGGCGATGGGGGCGATGACGAAACCGAGGTCCCCGATGGTGCGGAACAACCCCATGGCCCCTCCCAGCTCCCGCGGTTCCGTCACGTCGGTGATCCAGGCGGCGATCGGGCCCGTAAGGCCGAGGGCGAGGCCCAGGGCCACTAGGATCAAGGCCAGGGCGACCATGTCCTCGGCCAGGGGGAACAGCGTTATCAGGACGCCGGTGATGAGGAGCGAGCTCAGCATGAACGGCTTACGGCCGTATGTATCGGTCAGGCGTCCGGCCAGTAGCATGGTGGAGAGGTTGGCCACCGCGCTCAGGGTGAGCACTATGCCCAAGTCCACCTCGTCCATGCTCAGATTGTTGAAGGCATACAGGGGGATGATGGTGCCCATGATCCCTTGGCGGGTCACGAACACCGCGAAGGTCCCCAGGTTGATGGAAACTATGTCGTACCGCTTCAGCAGCCGCCCCAGCTGCTTCAGGGTGATGGCCTGCTTGGCTTCGCCGGGAACGGCGGGAGGCTCCCCGATCCACAGCGCCACCATGACGAAGGATACCGCGCCGCATAGCCCGTAGGCCAGGAAGGGCGCGGCCAGGCCGAAGGATCCCGCCACCACCCCGCCCACCGCGGGGCCGCTCACCGAGCCGAGAAGGAACATGCTCATATACAGGGACAGGTGCCGCCCCCTCGCCTCTCTCGGCGCCAGCATGCTCACCATGGTGAGGGAGGTGGTAGTGTACATCGCCGAGCCCACCCCCTCCAGTATCCTGGCGGCCAGAAGGGTCTCGAAGTTGGGGGCCAGGCCGGCGACGAGGGAGGAGATGGCGATGATGAACAGGCCGGCAAGCATGAACCGGCGCATCCCGAAGCGGGAAGCGACCATGCCCGCGGGGATGTCCAGCACCACGCGGGCGATCGCAAAGGCGGCGATAAGGAGGCCGACCAGGGCGTAGGATATCCCGAAGCTCAGGGCGTACAGCGGGAGGACCGGGGAGATAATGGAGACTCCCATCATCACGAAGAACGCCGCCGCTGACAGTACCGCGGTCGCCCTCAGGTCGTCACGCATATCCTCGCCGTTCCAAAGGGTTCAGGAAGGGGTTTAGAGAGAGTATTTCTCTGACATCTCTTCCAGGGCCTGGTTGGGGCTCTGGCCCTTCAGCTCCTTCCGGGAGCTGTTCCACCACTTCTCCTCGAAGTCCCCCAGGGCCGCCATGAGCTCCCCCTCGGTGTCGAACTTCTCGCCCATCTTGGCGGTGAACTCGTCCTGGAAGGCCTTCAGCAGGTCCACGTTGTACTGGTTGTTCACCAGCGTCACCGCGAGGTAGTCGTCGAGGTTGCGGGCGAAAGCGATGGCCATCTCCTTGGGCACCACATCCATGAGCATGTCCAGGAGGGCGTTGGTCAGGGTGAGGAAGAGAACCTCTTCCCGGGCCTCCTTGGGCACGGTCTTGTCCATGATGACCTCCTTGAGGCTGGAGAACCACACATCGCGGAGCGCGTAGGTGCGGTTCTGGTTCTTGCCGAAGATCATCTCCTCGGCAATGGAGTCCAGGTCCTCCCCGATGGTCTCGAGGTCCTCCACCAGCTCCTCGGGGGCGGGGAGGTCCCGCACCGCGGGCTGCGCTTTCTTGGTCTTCTTGGGCGTTTTCGCGGCCCCGCTCTTGGCGGCGGGCTTGGACTTGGCGGGCTTCTTGGTGCTGGTCAAAGGGCGATACCTCCACTTTCGGTCCGAGTATGAACGGCAAGGGGGCGGACGCCAGCAGCGGCGCCCGTCCGACGCCTCGAATAAATGACGTGCGCCTATATAGTTCCTCTTTGTCCAGGGGCGCCGGCCTTATTACTGCGGCCCCTCGACCACCTTCTTCACGATGTCCAATCCCTTGATGATGCTGGCCTCCGACGCCGCGTAGGAGAAGCGCAGGTGGCCTTCCGCGCTGTCGCCGAAAGCGGTCCCGGGGGCGCAAATGACGCCGGCGGCCACCAGCTTCCTGGCAAGGTCCCGGGAGGGAATGTCCAGGTCGTACGAGGGGAAGGCATAGAACGCGCCTTCCGGCAGGTGGCAGTGGAACCCCTTGATGTCGTTCAGCATCCTGGTGATGGTGACCCTGCGGCGGTCGAAGGTGGGAAGGATGCCCCGGGTGAACTCTTCCTGAGCGTGGAACACCTTGGCGATGGCGAACTGCGGCGGGGTGGGCGGGCACGCTACCAGGTGATACTGCATCTTGGCCAGGTCGTTGATGATATCGAGGGGCGCGGTGAGGTATCCGATCCTCCAGCCGGGGACGGCGAAGGACTTGGAGAACGAGTTCAGGACCACCGCC
Protein-coding regions in this window:
- a CDS encoding MFS transporter — translated: MRDDLRATAVLSAAAFFVMMGVSIISPVLPLYALSFGISYALVGLLIAAFAIARVVLDIPAGMVASRFGMRRFMLAGLFIIAISSLVAGLAPNFETLLAARILEGVGSAMYTTTSLTMVSMLAPREARGRHLSLYMSMFLLGSVSGPAVGGVVAGSFGLAAPFLAYGLCGAVSFVMVALWIGEPPAVPGEAKQAITLKQLGRLLKRYDIVSINLGTFAVFVTRQGIMGTIIPLYAFNNLSMDEVDLGIVLTLSAVANLSTMLLAGRLTDTYGRKPFMLSSLLITGVLITLFPLAEDMVALALILVALGLALGLTGPIAAWITDVTEPRELGGAMGLFRTIGDLGFVIAPIALAALAGNVGAPVSSLPFVIAGLVIIAISLPLIRTSDPIARQGRGSA